One window of the Anaeromyxobacter dehalogenans 2CP-C genome contains the following:
- a CDS encoding 3-deoxy-7-phosphoheptulonate synthase has product MQKTEDLNIAAFDLMPSPDEVKARIPITEEAVRTVVEGRRAIEAILDGRDPRMFGVIGPCSIHDAAAGLDYARRLRLLAEEVKDTLVLVMRVYFEKPRTSVGWKGFINDPYMDDSFRIDEGMERARRFLLQVNELGLPAGTEALDPHAPQYYGDLVSWTAIGARTSESQTHREMSSGLSTPVGFKNGTDGDVDAAVNAILSAGRPHSFLGVNGQGQSAIIRTRGNRYGHLVLRGGGGRPNFDTVSISLAEQALTRAKLPLNLVVDCSHANSWKKPELQPLVLRDVVHQVREGNRSVVGFMVESFIEDGSQPIPDDLSKLRYGCSVTDACVGWDTTVEMVRQAREVLKDVLPRRDRG; this is encoded by the coding sequence GTGCAGAAGACCGAGGACCTGAACATCGCCGCGTTCGACCTCATGCCGTCGCCGGACGAGGTCAAGGCGCGCATCCCCATCACCGAGGAGGCCGTCCGCACCGTGGTGGAGGGCCGGCGCGCCATCGAGGCCATCCTCGACGGCCGCGACCCGCGCATGTTCGGCGTCATCGGCCCCTGCTCGATCCACGACGCCGCCGCCGGCCTCGACTACGCCCGCCGCCTGCGCCTCCTCGCCGAGGAGGTGAAGGACACGCTGGTCCTGGTGATGCGCGTGTACTTCGAGAAGCCGCGCACCTCGGTGGGCTGGAAGGGCTTCATCAACGATCCGTACATGGACGACTCGTTCCGGATCGACGAGGGCATGGAGCGGGCGCGCCGCTTCCTGCTCCAGGTGAACGAGCTGGGCCTGCCCGCCGGCACCGAGGCGCTCGACCCGCACGCGCCGCAGTACTACGGCGACCTCGTCTCCTGGACCGCCATCGGCGCCCGCACCTCCGAGTCGCAGACGCACCGCGAGATGTCGTCCGGCCTCTCCACCCCGGTCGGCTTCAAGAACGGCACCGACGGCGACGTGGACGCGGCGGTGAACGCCATCCTGTCGGCGGGGCGGCCGCACAGCTTCCTGGGCGTGAACGGCCAGGGGCAGTCGGCCATCATCCGCACCCGCGGCAACCGCTACGGCCACCTGGTGCTGCGCGGCGGCGGCGGCCGGCCCAACTTCGACACCGTCTCCATCTCGCTGGCCGAGCAGGCGCTCACCCGCGCCAAGCTCCCGCTCAACCTGGTGGTGGACTGCTCCCACGCGAACTCGTGGAAGAAGCCCGAGCTGCAGCCGCTCGTGCTCCGCGACGTGGTCCACCAGGTTCGGGAGGGCAACCGCTCGGTGGTGGGCTTCATGGTCGAGAGCTTCATCGAGGACGGGAGCCAGCCCATCCCCGACGACCTCTCGAAGCTCCGCTACGGCTGCTCGGTCACCGACGCCTGCGTGGGCTGGGACACCACCGTGGAGATGGTGCGCCAGGCCCGCGAGGTGCTGAAGGACGTGCTGCCGCGCCGCGACCGCGGGTAG
- a CDS encoding class I SAM-dependent methyltransferase, producing the protein MSQETLNPQARQMADESMFRNLAAQASAIWPQEAPLFRRYELPPGARILDAGCGTGEITARLAGLFPQATLLGVDVLEPPLRVARARHGALAPRVSFAQGSVFHLALPDREFDLTVCRHVIQAIPHPERALAELVRVTRRGGRIHLLAEDYGMIHIPARTLDPADFWPAAPREFGARTGSDMLVGRRAFAMMRALGLADLTLDYVAVDTLRVPRETFAAIWEAWRDGYVDAIGQHTRFTAEEARRHFDDQIATIRDPDQYAAWIIPILSARVP; encoded by the coding sequence ATGAGCCAGGAGACGCTGAACCCGCAGGCCCGCCAGATGGCGGACGAGTCCATGTTCCGCAACCTGGCCGCGCAGGCCTCGGCCATCTGGCCGCAGGAGGCGCCGCTGTTCCGGCGCTACGAGCTGCCGCCGGGCGCGCGCATCCTCGACGCGGGCTGCGGCACCGGCGAGATCACCGCCCGCCTCGCCGGCCTGTTCCCGCAGGCGACGCTGCTCGGCGTGGACGTGCTCGAGCCGCCGCTCCGGGTGGCCCGCGCCCGCCACGGCGCGCTCGCGCCGCGCGTCTCGTTCGCGCAGGGCAGCGTGTTCCACCTGGCGCTGCCGGATCGCGAGTTCGACCTCACCGTCTGCCGCCACGTCATCCAGGCCATCCCCCACCCCGAGCGCGCGCTCGCCGAGCTGGTCCGCGTGACGCGCCGCGGCGGGCGCATCCACCTGCTGGCCGAGGACTACGGGATGATCCACATCCCGGCGCGCACGCTCGACCCGGCCGACTTCTGGCCGGCCGCGCCGCGCGAGTTCGGGGCCCGCACCGGCTCCGACATGCTGGTGGGCCGGCGCGCGTTCGCGATGATGCGCGCGCTCGGGCTCGCCGACCTCACGCTCGACTACGTCGCGGTGGACACGCTGCGCGTGCCGCGCGAGACGTTCGCGGCCATCTGGGAGGCCTGGCGCGACGGCTACGTGGACGCCATCGGCCAGCACACGCGCTTCACGGCCGAGGAGGCGCGGCGCCACTTCGACGACCAGATCGCGACCATCCGCGATCCGGACCAGTACGCCGCCTGGATCATCCCGATCCTGTCCGCGCGCGTGCCGTAG
- a CDS encoding cation diffusion facilitator family transporter, which yields MTAPAPARASLTRFAWLSIAAAVTTIGLKTGAYLLTGSVGLLSDALESLVNLVAAMLTLAMLGVAARPPDEEHAYGYGKAEYFASGAEGALILLAAAGIAWTATERLLAPRPIEQVGLGLVVSVAASLVNLGVARVLLRAGRRHHSIALEADAHHLMTDVWTSAGVLVAVGLVAVTGWQRLDPLIALAVAANIVWTGVKIIRRSALGLLDRALAPEEQAALRAVLDRHACPEVQFHALRTRQAGARRFVTVHVLVPGAWTVARGHALVDAIEQEVRAVLPNATMETHLEALEDPAAWQDQELDRPLPPAAPRQAP from the coding sequence ATGACCGCCCCCGCCCCCGCCCGCGCCTCCCTGACCCGCTTCGCCTGGCTCTCCATCGCCGCGGCGGTGACCACCATCGGCCTGAAGACCGGCGCGTACCTCCTGACCGGCTCGGTGGGCCTGCTGTCCGACGCGCTCGAGTCGCTGGTGAACCTCGTCGCCGCCATGCTCACGCTGGCGATGCTGGGGGTCGCGGCCCGCCCTCCCGACGAGGAGCACGCGTACGGGTACGGCAAGGCGGAGTACTTCGCGAGCGGCGCGGAGGGGGCCCTCATCCTGCTCGCGGCCGCGGGGATCGCCTGGACGGCCACCGAGCGCCTGCTCGCGCCGCGCCCCATCGAGCAGGTGGGGCTGGGCCTCGTCGTCTCGGTGGCGGCCTCGCTCGTGAACCTCGGGGTCGCGCGGGTGCTGCTGCGGGCCGGCCGGCGCCACCACTCCATCGCGCTCGAGGCCGACGCGCACCACCTCATGACCGACGTCTGGACGTCGGCGGGCGTGCTGGTCGCGGTGGGGCTGGTGGCGGTCACCGGGTGGCAGCGGCTCGACCCGCTCATCGCGCTCGCGGTCGCCGCCAACATCGTCTGGACCGGCGTGAAGATCATCCGCCGCTCGGCGCTCGGGCTGCTGGACCGCGCGCTCGCGCCCGAGGAGCAGGCCGCGCTGCGCGCCGTGCTCGACCGCCACGCCTGCCCGGAGGTGCAGTTCCACGCGCTCCGGACGCGGCAGGCCGGTGCGCGCCGCTTCGTCACGGTGCACGTGCTCGTCCCCGGCGCCTGGACGGTGGCGCGCGGCCACGCGCTGGTGGACGCGATCGAGCAGGAGGTGCGGGCGGTGCTGCCCAACGCCACCATGGAGACGCACCTCGAGGCCCTCGAGGATCCGGCCGCCTGGCAGGACCAGGAGCTCGATCGGCCGCTGCCGCCGGCCGCGCCGCGCCAGGCACCTTGA
- a CDS encoding cytochrome c biogenesis protein ResB — MTRIENRPLRALLGVLTSLKLTIVCMAALMVLVVACTLAQVHLGTWGAVNVYMRSWLVWWDVPGTVLSVPVFPGGALAGAVLAVNLIAAQLKRLELSWKKAGLWIVHAGLILLVIGEFVTGMFQQDMQLAFEEGHTANYVEYPRENELAVIDVTDPAWDEVYGIPETLLARADEVQVPGTPITLKVKRFLKNADLAMRTPNDAPAIATAGVGTSIRVAELPPVTTDDRPNATAAFVEPVAGGRSYGTWLVSALLAAPQQFVYEGRTYQLAMRSRRVYLPYSLTLKDFTHDVYPGTEIPKNFSSLVHLNNPARGESRDVLIYMNQPLRYDGKAFYQASFGKGDTLSILQVVSNPGWLLPYISCVLVTVGLLVHFAITMRRSMRRRAAAAEAHS, encoded by the coding sequence TTGACGCGAATTGAGAACCGGCCCCTGCGCGCGCTGCTCGGCGTGCTCACCTCGCTGAAGCTCACCATCGTCTGCATGGCGGCGCTGATGGTGCTGGTGGTGGCCTGCACGCTGGCGCAGGTCCACCTCGGCACCTGGGGCGCGGTCAACGTCTACATGCGCAGCTGGCTCGTCTGGTGGGACGTGCCGGGCACCGTGCTCTCGGTGCCGGTGTTCCCCGGCGGCGCGCTCGCCGGCGCGGTGCTGGCGGTGAACCTCATCGCCGCGCAGCTGAAGCGCCTCGAGCTGTCCTGGAAGAAGGCGGGGCTCTGGATCGTCCACGCCGGCCTCATCCTGCTCGTCATCGGCGAGTTCGTGACCGGCATGTTCCAGCAGGACATGCAGCTCGCGTTCGAGGAGGGGCACACCGCGAACTACGTGGAGTACCCCCGCGAGAACGAGCTGGCGGTCATCGACGTCACCGACCCGGCCTGGGACGAGGTGTACGGCATCCCCGAGACGCTGCTCGCCCGCGCCGACGAGGTGCAGGTGCCGGGGACGCCCATCACGCTCAAGGTGAAGCGCTTCCTCAAGAACGCCGACCTGGCCATGCGCACGCCGAACGACGCGCCGGCCATCGCCACGGCCGGGGTGGGCACCAGCATCCGCGTGGCCGAGCTGCCGCCGGTCACCACCGACGACCGCCCCAACGCGACCGCGGCGTTCGTCGAGCCGGTGGCGGGCGGCCGGAGCTACGGCACCTGGCTGGTGTCGGCGCTGCTCGCCGCCCCGCAGCAGTTCGTCTACGAGGGGCGCACCTACCAGCTCGCGATGCGCTCGCGGCGTGTCTACCTGCCGTACTCGCTCACGCTGAAGGACTTCACCCACGACGTGTACCCGGGCACGGAGATCCCGAAGAACTTCTCCAGCCTGGTGCACCTCAACAACCCGGCCAGGGGCGAGTCGCGCGACGTGCTCATCTACATGAACCAGCCGCTGCGCTACGACGGGAAGGCGTTCTACCAGGCCAGCTTCGGGAAGGGCGACACCCTCTCGATCCTGCAGGTGGTGTCGAACCCGGGCTGGCTCCTGCCTTACATCTCCTGCGTGCTGGTCACGGTGGGGCTGCTCGTCCACTTCGCCATCACGATGAGAAGGTCGATGCGGCGCCGTGCGGCCGCGGCGGAGGCGCACTCATGA
- a CDS encoding cytochrome c biogenesis protein: MKLEKLIPWLAGGLAVVGAAIAVIPPSPVRGFDTDAFGRLPVLEGGRVKPVDSVSRNALLMIRGQQSFRYDPDGDGPQKGRTISSDEWILDVLFRPELADQYPVFVINDPEVLGLMGMRQSSNRYFAFSALVPHLEEIQKQAMAAHQVDAKQRTRFQSAIANLFERVYLYYRLKNTVQLAGSPGLAAEVASAGTPGAQQRHQAIEELAYFRPIPPAAGTTGDDWLNMGQALRGAASGQVGDALSGWARLSVAYMAQDPSSFGRAVADVTAADAAARPDSIDLAGHEIVFNRAQPFYAGMVVYVLAMLALFASWLWKPKILQPAAYGLLVAGALIHTLGLVSRVLLQGRPPVTNLYSSAVFVGWGAVVLGVILERIYRKGFATAVAAASGFASLIVAHHLSGDGDTMEMMRAVLDSNFWLATHVVTITIGYSGTFLAGAMAIGYTLRKHLVRKPDPGTTKALMGMTYGVICFALFFSFLGTVLGGIWADQSWGRFWGWDPKENGALLIVLWNAIILHARWGGFVRERGIMAMAIFGNVITSLSWFGVNMLGVGLHSYGFMDSAFWALTGFIASQLAIMAFTLLPAQFWRTAHAAGKQQEPSPEPGH, from the coding sequence ATGAAGCTCGAGAAGCTGATCCCCTGGCTCGCCGGCGGCCTCGCCGTCGTCGGCGCGGCGATCGCCGTCATCCCGCCGAGCCCGGTCCGCGGGTTCGACACCGACGCGTTCGGCCGGCTGCCGGTGCTGGAGGGCGGGCGCGTGAAGCCGGTGGACTCGGTGTCGCGCAACGCGCTGCTGATGATCCGCGGCCAGCAGAGCTTCAGGTACGACCCGGACGGCGACGGCCCGCAGAAGGGCCGGACCATCTCGTCCGACGAGTGGATCCTGGACGTCCTGTTCCGCCCGGAGCTCGCGGACCAGTACCCGGTGTTCGTGATCAACGACCCGGAGGTCCTCGGGCTCATGGGCATGCGCCAGAGCTCGAACCGCTACTTCGCGTTCAGCGCGCTCGTCCCGCACCTGGAGGAGATCCAGAAGCAGGCCATGGCGGCGCACCAGGTGGACGCGAAGCAGCGCACGCGCTTCCAGTCGGCCATCGCGAACCTGTTCGAGCGCGTGTACCTGTACTACCGCCTCAAGAACACCGTGCAGCTCGCCGGCTCGCCCGGCCTCGCGGCGGAGGTGGCCTCGGCAGGCACGCCGGGCGCGCAGCAGCGCCACCAGGCCATCGAGGAGCTGGCCTACTTCCGCCCGATCCCGCCGGCCGCGGGCACCACCGGCGACGACTGGCTCAACATGGGCCAGGCGCTGCGCGGCGCCGCGTCCGGCCAGGTGGGGGACGCGCTGTCGGGCTGGGCGCGGCTCTCGGTCGCGTACATGGCGCAGGACCCGTCGAGCTTCGGCCGCGCGGTGGCCGACGTCACCGCCGCCGACGCCGCGGCGCGCCCGGACTCGATCGACCTCGCGGGCCACGAGATCGTCTTCAACCGGGCGCAGCCGTTCTACGCGGGCATGGTGGTGTACGTGCTCGCGATGCTGGCGCTGTTCGCCTCCTGGCTCTGGAAGCCGAAGATCCTGCAGCCGGCCGCGTACGGCCTGCTGGTGGCGGGCGCGCTGATCCACACGCTGGGCCTCGTCTCGCGCGTGCTCCTGCAGGGCCGCCCGCCGGTCACGAACCTCTACTCCTCCGCGGTGTTCGTGGGGTGGGGCGCGGTGGTGCTGGGCGTCATCCTGGAGCGCATCTACAGGAAGGGGTTCGCGACCGCGGTGGCCGCGGCCTCGGGGTTCGCCTCGCTCATCGTGGCGCACCACCTCTCCGGCGACGGCGACACGATGGAGATGATGCGGGCGGTGCTGGACTCGAACTTCTGGCTCGCCACCCACGTCGTCACCATCACCATCGGCTACAGCGGCACGTTCCTCGCGGGCGCGATGGCCATCGGCTACACGCTCCGCAAGCACCTCGTGCGCAAGCCGGACCCGGGCACCACCAAGGCGCTCATGGGGATGACCTACGGCGTCATCTGCTTCGCGCTCTTCTTCAGCTTCCTGGGCACGGTGCTGGGCGGCATCTGGGCCGACCAGTCCTGGGGCCGGTTCTGGGGCTGGGATCCGAAGGAGAACGGCGCGCTGCTCATCGTGCTGTGGAACGCGATCATCCTGCACGCGCGCTGGGGCGGGTTCGTCCGCGAGCGCGGCATCATGGCGATGGCGATCTTCGGCAACGTCATCACCAGCCTGTCCTGGTTCGGCGTGAACATGCTGGGCGTGGGGCTCCACTCGTACGGCTTCATGGACAGCGCGTTCTGGGCGCTCACCGGCTTCATCGCCTCGCAGCTCGCCATCATGGCGTTCACGCTGCTGCCGGCGCAGTTCTGGAGGACGGCGCACGCGGCAGGCAAGCAGCAGGAGCCGTCGCCGGAGCCGGGGCACTAG